The DNA sequence ACGACGTTGACGACGCGCACCTTCAGCTCGGGCAGGTGCTCGCGGATGAGCTGCACGGCGGCAAGCGTCTCCAGGGTCGGCACGTCGCCGCAGCACGCCATGACCACGTCCGGCTCGGCGCCCTTGTCGTTGCTCGCCCACTCCCAGATGCCGAGCCCGGCGCTGCAGTGCTTGACCGCCTGGTCCATGGTCAGCCACTGCGGGGCCGGCTGCTTGCCCGCCACCACCACGTTGACGTAGTTCCGGCTGCGCAGGCAGTGGTCGGTGACCGAGAGCAGGCAGTTGGCGTCGGGCGGCAGGTACACGCGCACCACCTCCGCCTTCTTGTTGATCACGTGATCGATGAAGCCGGGGTCCTGGTGACTGAAACCGTTGTGATCCTGCCGCCACACGTGCGACGACAGGAGGTAGTTCAGCGACGCGATGGGCCGGCGCCACGGGATGTGGTTGCAGACCTTCAGCCACTTGGCGTGCTGATTGAACATCGAGTCGATGATGTGGATGAACGCCTCGTAGCAGGAGAAGAAGCCGTGCCGGCCGGTGAGGAGATAACCCTCGAGCCATCCCTGGCACTGATGCTCGCTCAGCATCTCCATCACCCGCCCGTCGGGGGCGAGATGGTCGTCGAACGGGAAGGTCTCGGCGACCCACGCGCGATTGGTCACCTCCAGCGCGTCCTGCCACCGGTTGGAGTTGTTCTCGTCCGGGCTGAAGAGCCGGAAGTTCCGGCTGTCCATGTTCAGCTTCATGACGTCCCGGAGAAAGCGCCCCATGATCCGGGTGGACTCGGCCACCGGGCCGCCGGGCGTCGTCACCTCGACCGCGTAGTCGCGGAAGTCGGGCATGCGCAGATCCCGCAGGACCCCGCCCCCGTTGGTGTGCGGATTGGCGCTCATGCGGCGGGTGCCGCGGGGGGCCAGATCGGCCAGCTCCGGCTTGAGGGCGCCGTGGTCGTCGAAGAGCTCCTCGGGCCGGTAGCTCTTCATCCACTGCTCGAGCAGGCGCACGTGCGCCGGGTTGTCGTGCATCTCCCCCATCGGCACCTGGTGCGAGCGCCAGTAGTCCTCGGTGCGCCGGCCGTCGATCTCCCTGGGGCACGTCCATCCCTTGGGGCTGCGGAGCACGATCATCGGCCAGCGCGGCCGCCCGGTGAAGCCGTTGCGACGGGCATCGGCCTTGACGCTCTGGATCTCGCGGACCACGGTGTCCAGCGTGGTCGCCATCTGCTCGTGCATCTTCTCGGGCTCGTGGCCCTCCACGAAGTGGGGCGTATAGCCGTAGCCGCGGAACAGGTGGTCCAGCTCCTCGTGGCTGATCCGGGCCAGCACGCACGGGTTGGCGATCTTGTAGCCGTTGAGGTGGAGGATCGGCAGCACGACCCCGTCGGTCACCGGGTTCAGGAACTTGTTCGAATGCCAGCTCGTCGCCAGCGGCCCGGTCTCGGCTTCCCCGTCACCGATCACGCAGGCCACGACCAGGTCGGGGTTGTCGAACGCCGCCCCGTAGGCGTGCGAGATGGCGTAGCCGAGCTCGCCACCCTCGTGGATGGAGCCGGGCGTCTCGGGCGCCACGTGGCTCGGGATGCCGCCCGGGAAGGAGAACTGGGTGAAGAGCCGCTTCATCCCGTCCTCGTCCTGGGACACGTTCGGATAGACCTCGCTGTAGGTGCCCTCGAGGTAGGCGTTCGCCACCAGGCCGGGCCCTCCGTG is a window from the Candidatus Methylomirabilota bacterium genome containing:
- a CDS encoding phosphoketolase family protein, encoding MTKTLSSKELTLLDAYWRAANYLSVGQIYLYDNPLLKKQLTKEHIKPRLLGHWGTTPGLNFIYAHLNRVIKAHDLDMLYITGPGHGGPGLVANAYLEGTYSEVYPNVSQDEDGMKRLFTQFSFPGGIPSHVAPETPGSIHEGGELGYAISHAYGAAFDNPDLVVACVIGDGEAETGPLATSWHSNKFLNPVTDGVVLPILHLNGYKIANPCVLARISHEELDHLFRGYGYTPHFVEGHEPEKMHEQMATTLDTVVREIQSVKADARRNGFTGRPRWPMIVLRSPKGWTCPREIDGRRTEDYWRSHQVPMGEMHDNPAHVRLLEQWMKSYRPEELFDDHGALKPELADLAPRGTRRMSANPHTNGGGVLRDLRMPDFRDYAVEVTTPGGPVAESTRIMGRFLRDVMKLNMDSRNFRLFSPDENNSNRWQDALEVTNRAWVAETFPFDDHLAPDGRVMEMLSEHQCQGWLEGYLLTGRHGFFSCYEAFIHIIDSMFNQHAKWLKVCNHIPWRRPIASLNYLLSSHVWRQDHNGFSHQDPGFIDHVINKKAEVVRVYLPPDANCLLSVTDHCLRSRNYVNVVVAGKQPAPQWLTMDQAVKHCSAGLGIWEWASNDKGAEPDVVMACCGDVPTLETLAAVQLIREHLPELKVRVVNVV